A single genomic interval of Helianthus annuus cultivar XRQ/B chromosome 13, HanXRQr2.0-SUNRISE, whole genome shotgun sequence harbors:
- the LOC110901476 gene encoding uncharacterized protein LOC110901476 produces MREYFAYHVQDRVNHFSLILNARRLLQQFLVDVYTLIESERLLCIRMQQKELRSETYDNLKKLQQNGNPDMSKVGTRVLLPSSFTGGSRYMRENYYDAMAICKCFGYPDFFITITCNPKWPEIKRFQKDTKINPEDRPDILCRLFKIKLDAIMKDLREKSLFGNASAEPNCPCMVDGKCSKKFPKKFCDKTSLDSNGYPVYRRADSGVFIEKSGIQLDNRSVVPYSKTLLRRYQAHINVEWCNQAASIKYLFKYINKGPDRAEFGFVPNGDEGQLEDGKDEIKEYYDCRYLSACEASWRIFAFDVHYRYPSVIRLPFHLPDKQNVIYGPDDEVDSVLEKRSVSSTMFLGWMEKNEKDPLARTLTYVEFPTKFVWKKDERIWDKHIIGKTIGRIHCVNPSMGEAYFLRIFLNKVVGPKSFEDIRTVNGQVFPTFRDACYARGLLDDDKEYIEVIKEAYYTGLSLPEEQIRNLTLLEIKRYLLRNNSSLSRFPSMPQPDSESIYSADNRLIADELRYDVSATAIEFDNNLSSLTDEQRLVFDEIIEAVNSNVGGLFFVYGYGGTGKTFLWKTLSASIRCKGDIVLNVASSGIASLLLPDDVADLLKKTKLIIWDEAPMNHKHAFEALDRTMKDIFKCEMTFGGKVMVFGGDFRQILPVVPNGSRRDIVNASITSSYIWSSCKVLTLTKNMRLTVGANASDIEEIKGFADWLLDLGEGKIGDSDDCEVVIDIPEDLLIKCSEDPMSDLIEFVYPSLLQLYKDKDYFAERAILAPTNEVVQEINEKLLDSFPGDEVEYLSSDSICQTDQGKNEANARLYSPDVLNGLKISGLPNHRLVLKVGVPVMLLRNIDQQNVFSHGQLYVALSRVKSRGGVNLLILDKDGNVTSKTTNVVYKEVFSEI; encoded by the exons ATGAGAGAGTATTTTGCTTACCATGTTCAAGATAGAGTGAATCATTTCTCTTTGATTCTCAATGCCCGAAGACTTTTGCAACAGTTCTTGGTTGACGTATATACGTTAATTGAAAGTGAACGATTACTATGCATACGTATGCAGCAAAAAGAACTGAGATCTGAGACATATGATAACCTTAAAAAGCTTCAACAAAATGGTAATCCAGATATGTCAAAGGTTGGAACACGCGTACTACTACCGTCTTCGTTTACCGGTGGATCGCGTTATATGAGGGAGAATTATTATGATGCGATGGCCATTTGCAAATGTTTTGGCTACCCTGATTTTTTCATTACGATCACTTGCAATCCTAAATGGCCGGAGATTAAAAGATTTCAAAAGGACACGAAGATTAATCCCGAGGATAGGCCGGATATTTTATGCCGATTGTTCAAAATTAAGCTTGACGCAATCATGAAAGACTTGCGAGAGAAATCTTTATTTGGCAATGCATCGGCAG AACCAAATTGTCCGTGTATGGTCGACGGTAAATGTTCGAAGAAATTTCCTAAGAAGTTCTGTGATAAGACTTCTTTAGATTCTAATGGTTATCCGGTATATAGAAGAGCCGATTCAGGTGTTTTTATTGAGAAATCTGGTATTCAGCTTGATAACAGAAGCGTGGTTCCGTATAGCAAAACCCTATTGAGACGTTATCAAGCACACATTAACGTCGAATGGTGTAACCAGGCTGCGTCTATTAAGTATTTGTTTAAATACATTAACAAAGGACCAGATAGGGCTGAATTTGGTTTTGTACCAAATGGTGATGAAGGTCAGCTTGAAGATGGAAAAGATGAAATCAAAGAGTATTACGATTGTAGATATCTCTCGGCGTGCGAAGCTTCATGGCGCATATTTGCGTTTGATGTTCATTATCGTTATCCATCTGTAATCAGGCTTCCGTTTCATCTACCTGATAAACAAAACGTTATATACGGCCCTGATGACGAAGTTGATAGTGTTCTAGAAAAACGTTCTGTTTCTTCTACGATGTTTTTGGGGTGGATGGAAAAGAACGAAAAAGATCCGTTGGCGCGCACCCTTACTTACGTTGAGTTCCCAACTAAATTTGTTTGGAAGAAGGATGAAAGGATATGGGATAAACACATAATAGGCAAAACCATTGGTCGTATTCATTGTGTGAATCCTTCTATGGGCGAGGCATACTTTTTAAGAATTTTTCTTAATAAGGTAGTAGGTCCTAAGTCTTTTGAAGACATTCGTACTGTAAATGGACAAGTCTTCCCAACATTTAGAGATGCGTGTTACGCTAGAGGCCTTTTAGACGACGACAAGGAGTATATAGAAGTTATCAAAGAGGCGTACTACACAG GTTTGTCTCTTCCAGAAGAACAAATAAGGAACCTAACGTTGTTGGAAATTAAGCGTTACTTATTACGTAACAACTCAAGTTTAAGTCGGTTTCCGTCCATGCCTCAACCCGACAGTGAATCAATATATTCAGCAGACAACCGTTTAATTGCTGATGAGCTTAGGTACGATGTAAGCGCTACTGCCATTGAATTTGATAATAATTTAAGCAGCTTAACCGATGAGCAGCGTTTAGTGTTTGATGAGATAATTGAAGCAGTTAATAGTAATGTTGGTGGTTTGTTCTTCGTATATGGCTACGGAGGTACTGGTAAGACGTTTCTTTGGAAGACATTATCTGCATCCATTAGATGTAAAGGCGATATTGTACTAAATGTTGCATCAAGTGGAATCGCATCTCTGTTGTTACCTGATGACGTTGCTGATTTACTGAAGAAAACGAAATTGATCATTTGGGATGAAGCACCGATGAATCATAAACATGCGTTTGAAGCACTTGACCGAACAATGAAAGATATCTTCAAATGTGAGATGACATTTGGTGGAAAAGTTATGGTCTTCGGTGGTGACTTTAGACAAATACTTCCAGTTGTACCAAATGGCAGTAGGCGAGATATCGTTAATGCTTCAATCACGTCGTCGTATATTTGGAGTAGTTGCAAGGTCCTTACGTTAACCAAAAACATGAGGTTAACTGTAGGAGCGAACGCATCTGATATAGAGGAGATTAAAGGTTTTGCGGATTGGTTGCTTGACTTGGGCGAGGGAAAGATCGGTGACAGTGATGATTGTGAGGTGGTTATAGATATTCCTGAAGATTTGTTAATCAAGTGTTCCGAGGATCCTATGTCAGATCTGATCGAATTTGTATATCCTTCACTTCTTCAACTGTACAAAGATAAAGATTATTTTGCTGAAAGAGCTATTCTGGCACCAACAAACGAGGTTGTTCAAGAAATAAATGAAAAATTGCTTGATTCGTTTCCTGGCGATGAAGTGGAGTATCTGAGTTCTGATAGTATTTGTCAAACCGATCAAGGAAAGAATGAAGCAAATGCGAGACTATATTCTCCCGATGTTCTAAATGGTTTAAAAATTTCTGGTCTGCCTAATCATCGATTAGTCCTTAAAGTTGGTGTACCTGTAATGTTGCTTCGTAATATCGATCAACAAAATG TTTTctctcatggtcagctttatgTTGCGTTATCAAGAGTTAAAAGCAGAGGCGGTGTGAACTTGCTTATACTAGACAAAGATGGGAATGTAACGAGTAAAACAACAAATGTAGTCTACAAGGAAGTTTTTTCCgaaatttga